The genomic segment TGCAGATGGATATCAAAATTGAGGGCATTACCGAGCAGATCATGGAAATCGCTCTCGAGCAGGCGCTGCAAGCGCGTTTGCACATTCTGGGCGAGATGAACAAAGTGATCGCTGAGTCGCGTGAAAATGTAAGCGACAACGCGCCACGCTTTGAAACCATGAAGGTTCATCCAGACAAAATTCGCGACATCATTGGTAAAGGCGGTGCGACTATCCGTTCTATTACCGAAGAGACTGGCGCGTCTGTTGATATCGATGACGATGGCACGGTTAAAGTCTACGCTGACGATAACAGCGCGCTGCAAGCGGCCGTTGATCGTATTCTGGGTATTACCGCTGAAGCTGAAATTGGCGAAATTTACGAAGGTACCGTGGTTCGCATTGTGGACTTTGGTGCGTTTGTGAACTTCCTGCCCGGCAAAGATGGTCTGGTACATATTTCACAGATCGCTGAGGAGCGCGTTAACAGTGTTAGCGATTACCTCAAAGAAGGTGAAGTGGTTAAGGTTAAGTGCCTGGACGTAGACCAGCGCGGCCGTATCAAGCTGTCTATCAAAGAAGCCAAAGCGGAAGAAGCGGGTAACGCTGAAGCCGCTCCTGCAGAAGCGCCTGCAGCTGCAGAAGAGACTAGTGAAAAAGAGTAAGTTTCTTTTTCGCTAGAAGATAAAAAAACCGCGCTTAAAGCGCGGTTTTTTTATGTCTGTTAAAACTGCTGCAGCAGTCTTGTGAATCTGCTGTCAGTACAAGCTACCAGCGTAAAAACGGGTTTAACAAGCGATAAAATCGCCCTACAAAATAGATGGGGGCATCCAGAACCGTCAGGCAAATGCAGTCCTCGTTTTGCAGAGCCGTTGGCGTGTGACGGTGGCTCGGGTCGCGGCTGATAAAATCACCCTCGTGGTAAACGCCCAGCTCATCGGAAAACCCGCCCTGTAAAATTACAGTAAACTCTTGGCCCTTATGAGAATGCTGCGGCACACGGGCGCCGGCGCGAATTTTTTGCAGCGCAATGCGAAACCCCTGCACCTGCAGTTTATCGGTCAAATCATACTCGGCAATATCCCGGGTTTGTTTACGCCAAGTGATTCGATCCAGCGGCTGAGGCAGCAGCGCTGCCAGCGGATTTTCGTAGCGGCTGTGAATCTCGGGTTCGGGCTTAACGGGTTCGTCATCCATTGCCTGCATAAAATCGTCAAAGCCCTGAACCTCTAATTCGCGAGGCTCGCTGAGGGTGAGCAGCTCCCCGCCCAGGTTGTTAAACTGCTTAACCTGATTGCGGCAATGAGTGCACATAAACAGATGCACAGACACAGCGAGTGCCTGTGGCATGGCCAGCGTCCCAGCGGAATAATCCATGAGGGTGATCTCATCTGGGTGATAACCGCTCATAAGTCTTTTGCCTCTAACATCACGCGAAGTTTTTGCATGGACAAGCGCAACCTTCCCTTTAACGTCCCAAGGGGAATGTCCAGCTCGGCCGCCACCTCCTGATGGGTTTTGCCTTCGTAATATACCTTGCGCACAGCGATCATCTGGTCTTCGGGCAGCTCGCCGATGGAAGCCTGTAGATGCCGGTGTGCAGATAGCTCTTGAATTGAGCTGATGGTGTTATCCTCGGTGGGAATCTGCCACAGCTCTTCGGTTTCAACTTTAATTTCCGCCTTCATACGTCCATTGCGGCGCAGTAGATCAATTCTCTGATTGCGCGCAATGGTAAAAATCCATGTTGATACAGACGCTAGGGAGTCAGCATACTTGTCCGCGCTGCGCCACACGCTTGTCATAACTTCCTGCACCAATTCGTCGGCCTGCTGGCTTACGCCCTGATTGATGGCATAGGCTTTTATGCGCGGCGCAAAATATTCATAAATTTCGCGAAAGGCCAGTCTGTCTTTGTCGCGCGCAACGCGATGGAGTAAATCTATCCACTTTTGCGCACGCGGATCTTTCTGTCCGCCGGGGGCAGTCATAGTTCTGACCTTTGAAGGTGTGGCTTCTTGGCTGGCCATTGGCTGCGAGATCCTCAACTGGTTATTTCAGACAAAGATACGCGCCTTCAAGCCGTTTGGATCATCAGCATACCACGCTCATACTCAGCTATACATTGATGAATCTGGCGACAGCCGCGCATGGGTTCAAAGAAGGGCTTTTCGCGGTATACGGGAGGCTCGGTAAGTAAGATCAATTTTATCAATTTTTAGAAGCTAAAAAATCGAATAATCCCCTCAACGTTGATCCTTCAATCGATGCTTCGCGTAACCGGCTAGGCGTAACAACAACTCACTCATGTGCAGGAGATGCAAAATGAAACAGCTAACAGTGAAGTGCTTGGCTGCAGTTGCCCTGGTCGCCGGGCTAGCCGGATGCGGAAGCGACGACGATAACGACAACCCACTACCGCCCGAGCCAGAAGTGAACACCATTGTCGATGTCGCAGTCGACAATGGTAATTTTACGACTCTGGTTACGGCGCTGGAGGCCACAGGCCTCGATGAAACGCTCGATGATGAAGACGGTACCTTTACCGTGTTCGCCCCCACCGACGATGCCTTTGCGCTATTGGGCGAAGAAACCATCAACGGCTTGCTCGCTGACACGGATACTCTGTCGGATATTCTGCTTTATCACGTGGTTGTCGATGCCGAAATCGACGCCTCGGCTGCGGTAGCCAGCGCTGGTTCTACCGTTGAAATGGCGAATGGGAAGAGCGTTGGCCTTTCGCTGGAAGGTGAATCCTTGATGGTGAACCTTGCCTTGGTAACGACCACGGATATCGAAGCGGACAACGGCGTTATTCACGTTATTGATGCGGTGCTAATGCCACCGGCGGATCGCGGTGAGCCGACCATGAATATTGTGGAAACGGCGGTTGAGGCCGGCAGTTTCACCACCTTGGTTGCCGCTTTGCAGGCCGCGGGCTTGGATACGGTCTTGGCCGATGAAAGCCAAACGTACACGGTATTTGCGCCGACCGACGACGCTTTTGCAATGGTAGGTGAAGAAAATATCAACGCTCTATTAAACGATGCGCAAGCACTGGAAGCTGTGCTGCTGCAACATGTGGTAAGTGGTGCGGAGCTGTCTTCTATTGATGCTTACGCGGCCAACGGAACACAAGTGGGAACGGCAAGCGGTGCCAATGTTCTGGTTGATATTGTCGATCGCATGTTAACCGTTGGCGGTGCAAAAGTTGTGACGTCTGACATCTACACCACTAATGGTGTTATACACGTGATCGACACCGTCATTGTGGGGGATATAGAGCTGCCCGCGCCGCCACAATCGATTGTTGACGTAGCGATGGAAGCTGGCAGTTTTTCAACCTTGATTGCGGCGTTACAGGCAACGGGTTTGGACACCACCTTGGCGGATTTGGATGGCGAATTTACCGTATTTGCGCCTACCGATGACGCGTTTGCCGCACTTGGGCAGGACACCATCGATGGTCTGCTGGCAGACACGGATACCTTGACCGACATATTGCTGTATCACGTAATCGTGGACGGCGAAGTGTTGGCCGATGCCGCCATTAGCGTCGCTAACTCCGATATGCCAAAAATCGAAATGGGCAACGGTGATATGGCGGCGCTGTCACTGTCCGGTGATAGCTTATACGTGAATACATCGATGGTTGCTCAGCCTAACGTGATGGCGGATAACGGCGTTATTCATGCCATTGATCAGGTGATGATGCCACCCGCTGAAATGGGTATGCCGATGGATAACATCGTCGAAACCGCAGTGAATGCCGGTAACTTCACAACACTGGTAACGGCGTTGCAAGCGGCTGGGCTGGATGCGACTTTGGCGGACGAGAATGAAACCTTCACAGTGTTTGCACCCACTGACGCTGCGTTTGAAAAAATCGACAGCGCTACCCTGGATGCGCTGCTGATGGATACGCCCGCGCTGACTCAAGTGTTGTTGCAGCATGTCATTCAAGATATGGCAGTAGACTCTGTTACCGCTTTCACTTTGAACGGCACCAGCGTAAACACCGCTGCCGACGAAGACGTAACCATTGAAATCGTTGACGGCATGCTACAAGTGCAAGGCTCGAACGTTATCATGTATGACATCTACACCAGTAATGGCGTGATTCATGTTATTGATACGGTGATTACCGAAAGTTTGTAAGCAGTGCAGCCGCCCCTGGTCTAATGCCTGGGGCGGCTTTGTAATTCACGAACCCCTCTCGTCTTTAGAAGCTCCATAGCTAAAATCCCCTCCAGTGTACACCCCTAATGTTAGGGGTAGGTTTAAATTGTGTGAAAAATTACTATAGCGATTAGGGGCGCTGTTTTGCATATTGCAGCGGGTGTCGGGTCGTTACAGCAGAAAAACAGATAAGGTGGCATCAGTGAAGACAATTAATGGATTGTTTGGTGTTATAGCCGTTACGTTAGTAACCGGTTGTGGGGGAAGCTCTGAGGGGGGTGACAGCTCAAATTCGAGCAGTGTGTCGAATTCTCAGGTTGCAAGCTCTGAGTCATCAGTGAGCTCGGAGGCTTCATCCGACTCATCCGAGATTATAAGTAGCTCTTCAATTTCAAGTGTTAGTTCCAGTGTAAACTCTTCTAGTTCAGTTGTCTCAAGTGCCGAGTCTTCGCTTAGCTCAATATCAAGCAGTGAGCAATCATCCAGTTCTATTGCATCCAGTGTTGATCTTTCATCGAGCTCGGTGGGTTCATCCTCACTAAGTTCGGTGAGTTCGTCTTCGTCAAGCTCTGAGGAATCATCCTCATCAAGTTCAGTGAGCTCGTCTTCATCAAGCTCTGAGGAATCATCTTCATCAAGTTCGGTGGCTTCATCTTCTTCATCAAGCTCCGTTACCTCCTCTTCCAGTTCCTCTCAGGCTGCGCTTATAGGATCGTTTAGTGGTTTGCCTATCTCGGGCCTAAGTTATAAAACAGATGCCCGTGAAGGAGTTACCTCGGAAACCGGCGATTTTGAATATGATTTTCCGTATGATCTTGTTACTTTCACCTTGGGTGATATAGAGCTTCCAGCTATAAACGCGGAGCCAGTTTTATCGCCTCTTTCTTTTACCGGTGAAATTATTTATTCGTCAGAGATTGGTGCTAGGGGCTTTAATGTCTACTGGTTGCTCTTAAGTCTGGATGACGACTCCGACTGGAGCAATGGCATTCAGATTCCTGAACAAGTTAGTGAGCTTGCTGGCCCCATTGATTTTAATCTTTATCCGCAAGACTTTGCCAAAAGCAGCGGCGTGATCAATGCCTTGGCAAACTCTGGGAAAAGCGAAGGAGCGTTAGAGTTGTCAGACCGTCTTGAGGCGGGGGCTGAGTACCTAAAAGCAATCGCTGAAGTTGAGAGGTCGGAGCCTGGATTTGCGTCTCTTAAAGCTGTAGAGACAATGGTTTATTTTACCGGTGCGCCAGTTGAAACTGTAGAAACAGAGGCCCTACTTATTCCTATTTGGAGTGATTGTGCAATCGTTCACCAAAGTGGAATGATGGTTTTTGAAAGCTGTAGCGATTATCAAATCGGCTATGATGAGCTACTAGTTGGGACCAAAACTCAGAACACATTGCATGGTATGGCCAAGCTAAGCCACATTTTTGCAGAAGGGGCGAGTGAGCCTTATGGTTTCTGGTCTAGTATTTTCAGTTATTCTGACAGTGTAGCGCCAAGTGGTGCGCCAGTTGTTACTGGTAATTTTGAGTTGCCAGGGAAAGAGCTGGTTGCAGATTTAACGGGTAGCACACAAGATAGACTGACAGAAAATGTCGTGGTCAAGCTTACAATCAACTCAGATGGAACCTGTCTATTTAAACTGTTTGAAGATGATTTTGTTTCCTGCGAAGTGACAGGTGATCGTATTGAGGGCCTAGGAGAAGCTGCTGGAAAGCTTAAAGGCGCCATTTCGGATTCTGCCATTGTGGTAACTTGGCTAAGTTTGGATGATGAGTTGGTTTACGGTTACGGGTTTGCCGAAAGGTAGCACTGTTACATCTGGCAGCGCTCGATAGGAGAGCGCTGCCAGATGCTAGATGGGTTTCTGTGGGAGTAAGCTTAACCTTTCTCCAGTTAACTTTTCTTATAAGAAAGTGGTTAAAACTGATATCATTGAGGCTGATTCAGGTGAGCGTTCAGGTGGTAATTTTTTTCGGTGTAGGTCACAGGGCCAGAGCCCAAAGGTAGCCACTTTTTTTACGTAATTGATACATTCATGGCTGAAATTTTTGAATTTTATCGGCTAATCTCAAAGCATGGACGGCGATTAGGTCGCCTCTGATTCTGCCGCAGCGGGAACGCTAGCCAGAAGGTTTATCAGCTGCATTTGGTTTGCGACCCCTGTTTTCGCAAAAATCGTTCGTAGCTGTTCACGCACAGTATAGACTGACTTGTGTTCTTCCCTTGCAATATCTTTGGCTGATTTAAGCTTGGAAAAATAATGGCACACCTTGGCTTCGGCGTCTGTCAGAGAGAACATGGATTTTAGGGCTTGCTCTGATAAGTGGCCTATCAACTCTGGCGCCAGGATGTATACCATGGCACCACGAAAAGTGGTATTGCCCGCCTCTCCCTCAATAATTGAATCAACACCTATAAATGCCTTGGTGCTTCCTGTTTCTGTATGGATGGGAACCAGGTTGGTGCTGTAGGTTAAATCAATATTTTTAGTGCTTGAAACGGATTGGGTAATAGCTAGCTGTAACGAGCGATTAAAGTTCTTGTTTTCCAGCTTTAAGTGAGTTCCCTGTGAGAGGGTTAGACTAGCTTGCGACTCAATAAAGCCCTGCATTAGGTTATTTTGTGCGAGTAATTCTCCAAACTCGTTTAATACCGCTACCGGAACTCGCATTTTATTAAGCGCAGCACGTATGTATACCTGTCCCTCTTTGGCCTTTGATAAGTTAAGCCGTAACCTCATCGCGTGCTCAATGTACGGTGACAGAGCACAGAATCGCTCTATTTCGAGCTCTTGATACTCTCCTTGAGCTTTAGACCGGTTGTGAACAATTACACAGTTATTCTGGTTGTCGCGAAAAATAGTGCCGCCAGCCACATAATGTATATTGTTTCTATGGGCCCATATGTACGCTTTTGCTTTTTCCACTTCTTCTCGATTGGGCATCAAATTACTAGCAATCCAGCTGTGAGGCTCACTGTTTAAGATTGCGATATGAGCTAAATCGTGCTGAAAGTACTCTTCCATGTAAGCTTTGAGTTCAATCGCTGACGGCTGAACACCCGCGCACTCCTGGAATACGGGTGACATTTGCTCGGGGTTGGCTATGTATAAATGCACGCTGTGAAGATTAAAATGTGAACAAAAGGCGTCAAGGAATATTTTCCAGCCGGATTCAGAGCTGTTCGCCTGCATTAACAGGCCGACGAGAAAAACATCTTGAGACGAAACTGCAGGAAGGAAGCCTTCTGTACTGCTGGATGAAGAACTAAGCATTGTTTTTTCTTAATAAACCAGACATCAGGGGCCACGTAGGTCGAATAACTAAACCCCTAAAGTTAGGGGTTTAGTTATTATTGTTAA from the Gilvimarinus sp. DA14 genome contains:
- a CDS encoding ChrR family anti-sigma-E factor — encoded protein: MSGYHPDEITLMDYSAGTLAMPQALAVSVHLFMCTHCRNQVKQFNNLGGELLTLSEPRELEVQGFDDFMQAMDDEPVKPEPEIHSRYENPLAALLPQPLDRITWRKQTRDIAEYDLTDKLQVQGFRIALQKIRAGARVPQHSHKGQEFTVILQGGFSDELGVYHEGDFISRDPSHRHTPTALQNEDCICLTVLDAPIYFVGRFYRLLNPFLRW
- a CDS encoding sigma-70 family RNA polymerase sigma factor, which codes for MTAPGGQKDPRAQKWIDLLHRVARDKDRLAFREIYEYFAPRIKAYAINQGVSQQADELVQEVMTSVWRSADKYADSLASVSTWIFTIARNQRIDLLRRNGRMKAEIKVETEELWQIPTEDNTISSIQELSAHRHLQASIGELPEDQMIAVRKVYYEGKTHQEVAAELDIPLGTLKGRLRLSMQKLRVMLEAKDL
- a CDS encoding fasciclin domain-containing protein, which gives rise to MKQLTVKCLAAVALVAGLAGCGSDDDNDNPLPPEPEVNTIVDVAVDNGNFTTLVTALEATGLDETLDDEDGTFTVFAPTDDAFALLGEETINGLLADTDTLSDILLYHVVVDAEIDASAAVASAGSTVEMANGKSVGLSLEGESLMVNLALVTTTDIEADNGVIHVIDAVLMPPADRGEPTMNIVETAVEAGSFTTLVAALQAAGLDTVLADESQTYTVFAPTDDAFAMVGEENINALLNDAQALEAVLLQHVVSGAELSSIDAYAANGTQVGTASGANVLVDIVDRMLTVGGAKVVTSDIYTTNGVIHVIDTVIVGDIELPAPPQSIVDVAMEAGSFSTLIAALQATGLDTTLADLDGEFTVFAPTDDAFAALGQDTIDGLLADTDTLTDILLYHVIVDGEVLADAAISVANSDMPKIEMGNGDMAALSLSGDSLYVNTSMVAQPNVMADNGVIHAIDQVMMPPAEMGMPMDNIVETAVNAGNFTTLVTALQAAGLDATLADENETFTVFAPTDAAFEKIDSATLDALLMDTPALTQVLLQHVIQDMAVDSVTAFTLNGTSVNTAADEDVTIEIVDGMLQVQGSNVIMYDIYTSNGVIHVIDTVITESL
- a CDS encoding helix-turn-helix transcriptional regulator is translated as MLSSSSSSTEGFLPAVSSQDVFLVGLLMQANSSESGWKIFLDAFCSHFNLHSVHLYIANPEQMSPVFQECAGVQPSAIELKAYMEEYFQHDLAHIAILNSEPHSWIASNLMPNREEVEKAKAYIWAHRNNIHYVAGGTIFRDNQNNCVIVHNRSKAQGEYQELEIERFCALSPYIEHAMRLRLNLSKAKEGQVYIRAALNKMRVPVAVLNEFGELLAQNNLMQGFIESQASLTLSQGTHLKLENKNFNRSLQLAITQSVSSTKNIDLTYSTNLVPIHTETGSTKAFIGVDSIIEGEAGNTTFRGAMVYILAPELIGHLSEQALKSMFSLTDAEAKVCHYFSKLKSAKDIAREEHKSVYTVREQLRTIFAKTGVANQMQLINLLASVPAAAESEAT